Proteins from a single region of Mailhella massiliensis:
- a CDS encoding AbgT family transporter, with protein sequence MPKTEQPMGAMNRFLNAVEAAGNKLPHITMLFIYALVIAIVLSFLLSFISFNYKHPSTGETIRVLNMLSPENLLDLVVSSVRNFMNFPPLGMTIVATMGIGIAEGSGFIHVFLKKLLSIIPRRILTPAVIFVSILCHIVSDSAYVVLMPVSALIFYSCGRHPLAGIACSFAGLAGGFTASYTPSIIDPVMQSFTQAAAQTIDPGYSVNVLCNYFYALGGTFFVIAACWYVTDKIVEPRLRMTMPLDSGLENDPDLQLNPISAEENSAFRKACWAWATFILIFFALCWPEHSLFRAPDGSLTSPKAPAMQAIVPLLFLFFAVPGMVYGYASRSFKSSTDVIKSMEHVLTMLLSFIVFAFFAAQFLYVFGKSNIGTLLAIAGAEFLKNMGLPSGCTLFGIILLTGMLNILITSATSKWAILSTIFVPMLMMLGISPELTQAAFRVSDSAVNVSTPLFPFYPLLIMYCQKYAKSTGVGTLCSMMLPYTLALLVVLTAVLYVYWMIGIPLGFDSGYVYPPVR encoded by the coding sequence ATGCCTAAAACAGAACAGCCCATGGGGGCCATGAACCGGTTTTTGAACGCTGTGGAAGCGGCAGGCAATAAGTTGCCCCATATCACCATGCTCTTCATTTATGCACTGGTGATAGCTATCGTCCTTTCCTTCCTGCTTTCGTTTATTTCTTTTAATTATAAGCATCCGAGCACGGGCGAGACCATCAGAGTGCTCAACATGCTGAGCCCGGAAAATCTGCTCGACCTTGTGGTCTCCTCGGTCAGGAATTTCATGAACTTCCCCCCGCTCGGCATGACCATTGTCGCGACCATGGGCATCGGCATAGCGGAAGGCAGCGGCTTCATCCATGTCTTTCTTAAAAAGCTGCTGAGCATCATTCCCCGCAGAATACTCACTCCTGCCGTCATTTTCGTTTCCATTCTCTGCCATATCGTGTCCGACTCCGCCTATGTGGTGCTGATGCCGGTTTCCGCCCTGATTTTCTATTCCTGCGGTCGTCATCCTCTGGCGGGCATAGCCTGTTCCTTTGCGGGCCTTGCCGGCGGCTTCACCGCAAGCTACACCCCTTCCATCATTGATCCCGTCATGCAGAGCTTCACGCAGGCTGCCGCGCAGACCATCGATCCCGGCTATTCCGTCAACGTGCTCTGCAACTATTTCTATGCGCTCGGAGGCACCTTCTTCGTCATCGCCGCATGTTGGTATGTCACCGACAAGATCGTGGAACCCCGGCTGCGCATGACCATGCCTCTGGACAGCGGCCTGGAAAACGATCCCGACCTGCAGCTCAACCCCATCAGCGCCGAAGAAAACAGTGCGTTCCGCAAGGCCTGCTGGGCCTGGGCGACCTTCATCCTTATCTTCTTCGCCCTCTGCTGGCCGGAACATTCCCTGTTCCGTGCTCCCGACGGCAGCCTGACCAGCCCCAAGGCCCCGGCCATGCAGGCCATCGTGCCCCTGCTGTTCCTGTTCTTCGCCGTGCCCGGCATGGTGTACGGCTATGCTTCCAGAAGCTTTAAAAGCAGCACGGACGTCATCAAGTCCATGGAACATGTGCTGACCATGCTGCTTTCCTTCATCGTGTTCGCCTTCTTCGCCGCGCAGTTTCTCTATGTGTTCGGCAAGTCCAATATCGGCACGCTGCTGGCCATTGCGGGCGCGGAATTTCTGAAGAACATGGGCCTGCCTTCCGGCTGCACGCTGTTCGGCATCATTCTGCTTACCGGTATGCTGAACATCCTCATCACGTCCGCCACGTCCAAGTGGGCCATTCTTTCCACCATCTTCGTGCCCATGCTCATGATGCTGGGCATTTCCCCGGAACTTACGCAGGCGGCCTTCCGTGTGAGCGATTCCGCCGTGAACGTTTCCACGCCGCTTTTCCCGTTCTATCCGCTGCTCATCATGTACTGCCAGAAGTATGCCAAATCCACCGGCGTGGGCACGCTCTGTTCCATGATGCTGCCCTATACGCTGGCGCTGCTCGTGGTGCTCACCGCAGTACTGTATGTGTACTGGATGATCGGCATTCCTCTCGGCTTCGACAGCGGCTATGTGTATCCTCCTGTGAGATAA
- a CDS encoding DMT family transporter — protein MPLKHEKLVYVYLFITFFLWGSLYVAGKYVLDKVPPFTVSLVRYAVAFLLLFLFIRIRKYRPIERKDYRPIFLIGFLGYFVALVLQLLGTKFSSASFAALVNSLNPIVIMLMAALLLHEKLTFQKITGIVLGLAGVYIIIGGVHGSGMMAGIVLSLVSVLLWSYVSILIRKMSHRYPPLLITAWSMGVALVCTLPVSVVELIRTPVAWDAGVVLALLHMAVMCTCVAHLLWNESLSLTEAGTCSAFYPVQPLSATALGILLLGETVTPSFWTGSALILMGVMLCLIRVGHFVPGMIHLPGMSRVKKH, from the coding sequence ATGCCGCTCAAACATGAAAAACTTGTCTATGTGTATCTGTTCATCACCTTCTTCCTCTGGGGAAGCCTCTATGTGGCCGGAAAGTATGTTCTGGACAAGGTTCCCCCGTTCACGGTCTCCCTGGTGCGTTACGCCGTGGCCTTTCTTCTGCTTTTCCTCTTCATACGCATCAGGAAGTACCGCCCCATAGAAAGAAAGGACTACAGGCCTATTTTCCTCATCGGCTTTCTGGGATATTTCGTGGCTCTGGTGCTGCAGCTTCTGGGGACGAAATTTTCCAGCGCCTCCTTCGCCGCTCTGGTCAATTCCCTGAATCCCATCGTCATCATGCTCATGGCGGCCCTCCTCCTTCACGAAAAGCTCACCTTCCAGAAAATCACCGGCATCGTTCTGGGGCTGGCGGGGGTGTATATCATCATCGGCGGCGTCCACGGTTCCGGCATGATGGCGGGCATTGTTCTTTCCCTTGTTTCCGTACTGCTCTGGTCGTATGTATCCATACTCATCCGCAAGATGAGCCACAGGTATCCGCCGCTGCTCATCACCGCCTGGAGCATGGGCGTGGCGCTCGTGTGCACGCTGCCCGTATCGGTCGTGGAACTGATACGCACTCCCGTGGCCTGGGATGCGGGCGTCGTGCTCGCCCTGCTGCACATGGCCGTCATGTGTACCTGCGTCGCGCATCTGCTCTGGAATGAAAGCCTTTCCCTCACCGAGGCGGGTACCTGTTCCGCCTTCTACCCCGTGCAGCCGCTCTCGGCCACGGCGCTCGGCATACTGCTGCTGGGAGAAACCGTTACCCCGTCGTTCTGGACCGGCAGTGCGCTCATTCTCATGGGCGTGATGCTCTGCCTCATACGCGTCGGGCACTTCGTTCCGGGCATGATTCATCTGCCGGGCATGAGCCGGGTGAAAAAGCACTGA
- a CDS encoding YczE/YyaS/YitT family protein yields the protein MKTNISRERVKRWVVFFLSLFFMGNGIALVTNAQLGTTPISSVPYVIARIFGISMGTGTFCINVLMLLAQIPLLGKTFRARQFLQLPCVFVFSLFIDLGLWLSHAFIPEAWLMRMAMTLTGCVIMAFGIMLEIASSTTVIPGEGFVLALAYRTRLPFGNLKVINDVTLVCIAALLGWLCLNGIEGLREGTVVTAVLTGVFIRFFSRIFRMRIEHWFKR from the coding sequence ATGAAGACAAACATTTCCAGAGAGCGCGTGAAACGCTGGGTCGTTTTTTTTCTCAGCCTGTTCTTCATGGGGAACGGCATCGCTCTTGTCACCAACGCTCAGCTCGGCACGACGCCCATTTCCAGCGTGCCGTATGTCATCGCCAGAATTTTCGGCATATCCATGGGAACGGGAACTTTTTGCATCAATGTTCTCATGCTGCTTGCGCAGATTCCCCTTCTGGGAAAGACGTTCCGAGCTCGACAGTTTCTCCAGCTTCCGTGCGTGTTCGTCTTCAGCCTGTTCATCGATCTGGGGTTGTGGCTCAGCCATGCCTTTATTCCCGAGGCATGGCTCATGCGCATGGCCATGACGCTCACAGGCTGCGTCATCATGGCGTTCGGCATCATGCTGGAAATTGCCAGCAGCACCACGGTCATTCCCGGGGAAGGCTTCGTACTGGCGCTGGCCTACAGAACCAGGCTGCCTTTCGGGAACCTCAAGGTCATCAACGACGTCACGCTCGTCTGCATCGCCGCGCTGCTCGGATGGCTCTGTCTGAACGGTATAGAGGGCCTGCGGGAAGGCACCGTGGTTACGGCTGTTCTGACGGGGGTGTTCATCCGTTTCTTCAGTCGTATCTTCCGTATGCGCATAGAACACTGGTTTAAGCGATAA
- a CDS encoding Lar family restriction alleviation protein, whose translation MIHSEPVRPESMAMLFVYPCPHCGNEVVLVAPVQPMTVTCGSCRNRFPIVPVDERTVQYVYTMLGDGRAAVSPGF comes from the coding sequence ATGATCCATAGCGAACCGGTCAGGCCTGAAAGCATGGCCATGCTTTTTGTCTACCCCTGCCCGCATTGCGGAAACGAGGTGGTGCTGGTCGCCCCCGTGCAGCCCATGACGGTGACCTGCGGTTCCTGCCGCAATCGTTTTCCCATCGTTCCGGTGGATGAGCGCACCGTACAGTATGTATATACCATGCTCGGCGACGGAAGGGCCGCGGTCAGTCCCGGCTTCTGA
- the pepT gene encoding peptidase T, with amino-acid sequence MEHQYAGELTERFLRYVAVASESDPSAGVVPSSEGQRELARLLEGELRAMGLEEIELDEHAVLTAYLPGNVPGAPAIGFVAHLDTVPVSLSPEVHPQVLRYEGGDVCLNAEKDIWLRLSEHPELAAYAGQDIVFTDGTSVLGADNKAAIANVMTMLHAMTSQSLPHGDIRVAFVPDEEIGLCGSKLMNLEKFRVDFAYTIDCCAVGELVCETFNAGSVLFEIQGVTAHPMSAKGVLVNPLLVAADIIACFDRKQTPEHTDGMEGYWWFTGAEANDSRCVLRMNIRDFDKEGYEARKKYVLDVVDFMRIRHKRAGIKVTITDVYGNISDSIGEDRAPIDLMYEAAREIGVEPRTIAMRGGTDGSVLSAKGLVTPNYFTGGLNFHSNAEFLPIPSLCKSLDMTFKILELAAKR; translated from the coding sequence ATGGAACATCAGTATGCCGGCGAGCTTACGGAACGCTTCCTGCGTTATGTGGCCGTTGCTTCCGAAAGCGATCCTTCGGCGGGAGTGGTCCCCAGCAGCGAAGGTCAGCGTGAACTGGCCCGTCTTCTGGAAGGCGAGCTGCGCGCCATGGGACTTGAGGAGATAGAACTGGATGAACATGCCGTTCTTACGGCGTATCTGCCCGGCAACGTGCCCGGTGCGCCTGCCATCGGCTTTGTGGCGCATCTGGATACGGTGCCTGTTTCCCTTTCTCCCGAAGTGCATCCCCAGGTGCTCCGCTATGAAGGCGGAGATGTCTGCCTGAACGCGGAAAAGGATATCTGGCTGCGTCTTTCCGAACATCCCGAGCTTGCCGCCTACGCCGGGCAGGACATTGTGTTCACCGACGGTACCAGCGTGCTCGGCGCAGACAACAAGGCGGCCATCGCCAATGTGATGACCATGCTGCACGCCATGACCTCGCAGTCCCTGCCGCACGGCGATATCCGCGTGGCCTTCGTGCCCGATGAGGAAATCGGACTTTGCGGTTCCAAGCTCATGAATCTTGAGAAGTTCAGGGTGGATTTCGCCTACACCATCGACTGCTGCGCCGTGGGCGAACTGGTGTGCGAAACTTTCAACGCAGGCAGCGTGCTTTTCGAGATTCAGGGCGTGACGGCGCATCCCATGTCCGCCAAGGGCGTGCTGGTCAATCCTCTGCTCGTCGCGGCCGACATCATCGCCTGCTTCGACCGCAAGCAGACCCCGGAACATACCGACGGCATGGAAGGCTACTGGTGGTTCACCGGAGCCGAGGCCAACGACAGCCGCTGCGTGTTGCGCATGAATATTCGTGACTTCGATAAGGAAGGCTACGAAGCCCGCAAGAAGTATGTGCTGGATGTGGTGGACTTCATGCGCATCCGTCACAAGAGGGCCGGCATCAAGGTGACCATAACGGATGTGTACGGCAATATCAGCGACTCCATCGGAGAAGACCGCGCCCCCATCGACCTCATGTACGAAGCTGCGCGTGAAATCGGCGTGGAACCCAGGACCATAGCCATGCGCGGCGGCACCGACGGTTCCGTGCTTTCCGCAAAGGGACTCGTTACGCCCAACTACTTTACCGGAGGGCTGAACTTCCATTCCAATGCGGAATTTCTTCCCATTCCTTCGCTGTGCAAGTCGCTGGACATGACGTTCAAGATTCTTGAACTCGCCGCGAAGCGCTAG
- a CDS encoding YfcC family protein — protein MSAQVKKFQFPNSLVIVFAMMVLAAVLTHVIPAGMYDLIPGTKLLDPVTYHAIEQQGVSPWGLVDAVFAGMVKAGPIIVFTFLVGGYFQVLIASNSVDAFISRLVRALGTRSFLILPCLALIMSILGASGVMANPVVATIPIGVILARKLGADRVTGVAVMFLAAYGGYATSPVCAMTVQIAQQISGLPMLSGFGFRCVVWLVFFLPTAAFIVRYADKVRQNPHAGVLDEAEPAAAEDSAVPFNGRHALALLGLAVGLGIYVWGSLTLHWGMNYMAGIMMLVAMFCALVTGMGMNGFVAGFLQGAKQMTFSAMLIGLATGISVVLSEGHILHSIIYGMAMALDSLHNAMVAPVMFLFNLLFNFFVPSGSGQAAVVMPIMAPLSDVVHVTRQTAVLAFQLGDGLSNVIFPTNGTMMACIAAAGINYRTWAGWVLPLFLFWTALAVVTMVVAVATGF, from the coding sequence ATGAGCGCACAGGTTAAAAAATTCCAGTTCCCCAATTCCCTCGTCATCGTTTTCGCCATGATGGTTCTGGCCGCCGTGCTGACGCATGTCATTCCGGCAGGGATGTACGACCTCATTCCCGGAACGAAACTCCTCGATCCCGTCACCTATCACGCCATCGAACAGCAGGGCGTTTCCCCTTGGGGCCTTGTCGACGCCGTGTTCGCGGGCATGGTCAAGGCCGGGCCCATCATCGTGTTCACTTTTCTGGTAGGCGGCTATTTTCAGGTGCTCATCGCGAGCAACTCCGTGGATGCCTTCATCAGCCGCCTTGTGCGTGCTCTCGGCACCCGTTCCTTCCTCATCCTGCCCTGCCTCGCACTCATCATGAGCATTCTCGGCGCGTCCGGGGTCATGGCCAACCCCGTGGTGGCCACCATTCCCATAGGCGTCATTCTTGCGCGCAAACTCGGTGCGGACAGAGTCACGGGGGTGGCCGTCATGTTTCTGGCCGCCTACGGCGGTTATGCCACCAGTCCCGTATGCGCCATGACGGTGCAGATCGCGCAGCAGATTTCCGGGCTGCCCATGCTTTCCGGCTTCGGCTTCCGCTGCGTGGTCTGGCTGGTCTTCTTCCTGCCCACCGCGGCCTTCATCGTGCGCTATGCCGACAAGGTCCGGCAGAACCCCCATGCGGGCGTGCTGGACGAGGCGGAACCGGCCGCAGCCGAAGATTCCGCCGTTCCCTTCAACGGTCGTCATGCCCTGGCCCTTCTCGGCCTTGCGGTCGGCCTCGGCATATATGTATGGGGTTCGCTCACCCTGCACTGGGGCATGAACTACATGGCGGGCATCATGATGCTGGTCGCCATGTTCTGCGCGCTGGTCACCGGCATGGGCATGAACGGATTTGTGGCCGGATTCCTGCAGGGCGCAAAACAGATGACCTTCTCCGCCATGCTCATCGGTCTGGCCACCGGCATTTCCGTGGTGCTGAGCGAAGGCCATATCCTCCACTCCATCATCTACGGCATGGCCATGGCGCTGGACAGCCTGCACAACGCCATGGTCGCTCCGGTGATGTTCCTTTTCAACCTGCTCTTCAACTTCTTCGTGCCCTCGGGTTCCGGACAGGCCGCCGTAGTCATGCCCATCATGGCGCCGCTGTCCGACGTGGTTCATGTGACCCGTCAGACGGCCGTACTGGCGTTCCAGCTGGGCGACGGCCTTTCCAACGTCATCTTCCCCACCAACGGCACCATGATGGCCTGCATCGCCGCAGCGGGCATCAACTACAGGACCTGGGCAGGCTGGGTGCTGCCCCTGTTCCTGTTCTGGACGGCGCTTGCCGTAGTGACCATGGTCGTTGCCGTGGCCACGGGCTTCTGA
- a CDS encoding NAD(P)-binding protein: MNDSNIAIDTTLCLACGNCVDRCIMDNLRLSLPPCRQASPLGVNYQGVARLLASGKEEDAARELRRSTPFAGILSVLGDPYAEKTCSRGQAGGSLRFADLLRYLVAARPDIVYGPETRRLPVSSKKAAVIGSGPAGLQAAWNLRMGGISVTVFEAAPEAGTTLTHVPAEEAGAAAPLPAVPADVMKKTLTMMRDAGILFLTSSPKGQAELDALCAEYDAVLCTCGKGAVLPADKNGHVKDNLFAAGTCVKNQKSLTPLQAMAAAAKAAHAARNLLEGFDIDYELDERTARGLERFAGLGDREIADTAPVAPAGNLYTGEEAREEASRCLGCGRPYERNRTCWYCLPCEVVCPTQALHVRIPYLIR, translated from the coding sequence ATGAACGACAGCAATATCGCCATTGACACCACGCTCTGCCTTGCCTGCGGCAACTGTGTCGACCGCTGCATCATGGACAACCTGCGTCTTTCCCTGCCGCCCTGCCGTCAGGCCTCCCCGCTGGGCGTGAACTATCAGGGCGTGGCCAGACTCCTCGCCTCCGGCAAGGAAGAGGACGCCGCCCGTGAACTCAGGCGCTCCACGCCCTTTGCAGGCATACTCTCCGTGCTGGGCGATCCCTACGCGGAAAAAACCTGTTCCCGCGGTCAGGCCGGAGGCTCTCTGCGCTTTGCCGACCTTCTGCGCTATCTCGTCGCCGCCCGGCCGGACATCGTCTACGGCCCGGAAACACGCAGACTCCCCGTCTCCTCCAAAAAGGCCGCCGTCATCGGTTCCGGCCCCGCCGGTCTTCAGGCGGCCTGGAATCTGCGCATGGGCGGCATAAGCGTCACCGTATTCGAAGCTGCGCCCGAAGCGGGCACGACGCTCACCCATGTTCCCGCCGAGGAAGCGGGAGCGGCCGCTCCCCTGCCCGCCGTTCCCGCCGACGTCATGAAAAAAACCCTGACCATGATGCGCGACGCGGGGATTCTTTTCCTTACCTCTTCCCCCAAAGGTCAGGCGGAGCTGGATGCGCTCTGTGCGGAATACGACGCCGTGCTCTGCACCTGCGGCAAGGGCGCGGTGCTGCCCGCCGACAAGAACGGCCATGTGAAGGATAATCTCTTCGCTGCGGGCACCTGCGTGAAGAACCAGAAAAGCCTGACTCCCCTTCAGGCCATGGCCGCCGCGGCAAAAGCCGCCCACGCGGCGCGCAACCTTCTGGAAGGCTTCGACATCGATTACGAACTCGATGAACGCACGGCCCGCGGGCTGGAACGCTTCGCCGGACTCGGCGACAGGGAAATCGCCGATACCGCGCCCGTGGCCCCCGCAGGGAACCTCTATACCGGTGAGGAAGCCCGTGAGGAAGCCTCCCGCTGCCTGGGCTGCGGCCGTCCCTACGAACGGAACAGGACCTGCTGGTACTGCCTGCCCTGTGAAGTGGTCTGCCCCACGCAGGCGCTGCATGTGCGCATTCCGTACCTGATCCGCTGA
- the gpmI gene encoding 2,3-bisphosphoglycerate-independent phosphoglycerate mutase, which yields MSVKPTLFLILDGYGLAPAGPGNAASLAHTPTLDRLFSMPGMGRLDASGRQVGLPSGFIGNSEVGHLNIGAGRIVYQDMTRIDMAIENGDLFRNPVLVDLLEKTRARGGRIHFCGLLSDGGVHSHINHLFALLEMAQREGVPALVHAFLDGRDTPPSSGIDYVARLEPELEKTGAKLADMVGRFYVMDRDKHWERVEEAWTMLVHGKGERISSPTEALRAAYAAGETDEFLKPRILLDPSESVIRDGDGVFCFNFRADRGRELVRALTDPDFTGFDRGVMPDMAGVASMTSYESTLTAPVAFTKDNLDKTMGELVSSMGMKQLRIAETEKYAHVTYFFSGGREAPFENEDRILVESPRDVATYDLKPQMSAVEVTDKLIEAWNSGRYDFVVCNLANPDMVGHTGVIEAAVKACETVDACVARIEKAVMDKGGILCITADHGNVEKMIDEEGRPQTAHTLNQTPFLIVEEGKAHPVGNGKLGDIMPTLLTLWGVPVPAEMTGNNLLA from the coding sequence ATGTCTGTAAAACCGACCCTTTTTCTTATTCTCGACGGCTACGGCCTTGCGCCTGCCGGTCCGGGAAACGCCGCCAGTCTGGCGCATACCCCCACGCTTGACCGCCTCTTCTCCATGCCCGGCATGGGGAGGCTGGACGCTTCCGGCCGACAGGTCGGTCTGCCTTCCGGCTTTATCGGCAACTCCGAAGTGGGGCATCTCAATATCGGCGCGGGCCGCATCGTCTATCAGGACATGACCCGTATCGACATGGCCATTGAAAACGGGGATCTTTTCAGAAATCCCGTGCTGGTCGACCTGCTGGAAAAGACCCGCGCCCGCGGCGGCCGCATTCATTTCTGCGGCCTTCTGTCCGACGGCGGCGTGCACAGCCATATCAATCACCTGTTCGCGCTTCTGGAAATGGCTCAGCGCGAGGGCGTGCCCGCGCTTGTTCACGCCTTCCTCGACGGCCGCGACACGCCTCCTTCTTCCGGTATCGACTATGTCGCCCGCCTGGAACCCGAGCTGGAAAAAACGGGTGCGAAGCTTGCCGACATGGTGGGCCGCTTCTATGTCATGGACCGCGACAAGCACTGGGAAAGAGTGGAAGAAGCCTGGACCATGCTTGTGCACGGCAAGGGGGAACGCATCTCCAGCCCCACCGAAGCACTGCGCGCGGCCTATGCCGCAGGAGAAACCGACGAATTTCTGAAGCCCCGCATTCTGCTCGATCCTTCCGAATCCGTCATCCGCGACGGCGACGGCGTGTTCTGCTTCAACTTCCGTGCCGACCGCGGCCGCGAGCTGGTGCGCGCCCTGACCGACCCTGATTTCACCGGGTTCGACCGCGGCGTCATGCCCGATATGGCGGGCGTGGCTTCCATGACCTCCTATGAGTCCACGCTCACCGCGCCGGTGGCCTTCACCAAGGACAATCTGGACAAGACCATGGGCGAACTGGTGTCTTCCATGGGCATGAAGCAGCTGCGCATTGCGGAAACGGAAAAGTACGCGCATGTCACCTACTTCTTCAGCGGCGGCCGCGAGGCTCCGTTTGAGAACGAAGACCGCATTCTTGTGGAATCTCCCCGCGATGTCGCCACCTACGACCTCAAGCCTCAGATGAGCGCCGTGGAAGTGACCGACAAGCTTATCGAGGCCTGGAACAGCGGCAGGTACGATTTCGTGGTGTGCAACCTCGCCAACCCCGACATGGTGGGACATACCGGCGTGATCGAGGCTGCCGTCAAGGCCTGCGAAACCGTGGACGCCTGTGTGGCCCGCATTGAAAAGGCCGTCATGGACAAGGGCGGTATTCTGTGCATCACCGCCGACCACGGCAACGTGGAGAAGATGATCGATGAGGAAGGACGTCCGCAGACGGCCCATACCCTGAACCAGACGCCCTTCCTCATTGTGGAGGAGGGAAAGGCTCATCCCGTCGGCAACGGTAAGCTCGGCGACATCATGCCCACCCTCCTTACCCTGTGGGGCGTTCCCGTTCCCGCAGAAATGACCGGCAACAATCTGCTTGCCTGA
- a CDS encoding M20 family metallopeptidase, with protein MMKNDALWQKAMEYLDGRQTEMLQLLKNLVEMETPSSDREAVSRLAGHLDTYCDAMGMTCRKEHYAHAGDALAARTAPAGKKPVALLAHLDTVHPAGSWPELFRQEGDRLYGPGVYDCKGGIVIALFAIKALLVCGYRERQIRLVLASDEETAHMLSEGLGGRLFTEECRDCAAAFNCESGSPANEIVIRRRGGAVLRIHVTGIAAHAGRNPEKGASAIRTAARLVERIEQLTDLSGNLFNCGKITGGTGANVIADSCDISLGLRYHSNADYEKALRELQRLCEELPLPGTTATFSLLGRYPAMEETPGTAKLLSVYDNASRMLGFGPATALAAGGCSDSAFVTQMGVPTLCSLGIAGANAHTKEEYALLSSLLPQCRKLVTAILSLPDDEA; from the coding sequence ATGATGAAAAACGACGCGCTGTGGCAGAAGGCCATGGAATATCTCGACGGCAGACAGACGGAGATGCTCCAGCTTCTGAAAAACCTTGTGGAAATGGAAACCCCGTCCTCCGACAGGGAGGCGGTGAGCCGCCTTGCCGGGCATCTCGACACCTATTGCGACGCCATGGGCATGACATGCCGCAAAGAGCATTACGCCCACGCCGGAGATGCGCTCGCGGCCCGTACCGCCCCTGCCGGGAAAAAGCCCGTGGCCCTGCTCGCCCACCTCGACACCGTGCATCCTGCGGGGAGCTGGCCCGAGCTCTTCCGGCAGGAAGGCGACCGCCTCTACGGCCCCGGCGTGTACGACTGCAAGGGCGGCATCGTCATCGCGCTCTTCGCCATCAAGGCTCTTCTTGTCTGCGGCTACAGGGAACGGCAGATAAGGCTCGTGCTCGCCAGCGATGAGGAAACGGCGCACATGCTCTCCGAAGGTCTCGGCGGCCGGCTTTTCACCGAAGAATGCAGAGACTGCGCGGCTGCCTTCAACTGCGAAAGCGGATCCCCGGCGAATGAAATCGTCATCAGGCGCAGGGGCGGCGCCGTTCTGCGCATTCACGTCACGGGCATTGCCGCCCATGCCGGACGAAACCCGGAAAAAGGCGCCAGCGCCATACGCACGGCCGCACGCCTTGTGGAACGCATCGAACAGCTTACCGATCTGTCCGGCAACCTGTTCAACTGCGGCAAAATCACGGGCGGAACGGGGGCCAACGTCATCGCCGATTCCTGCGACATCTCTCTGGGGCTGCGCTATCACAGCAACGCCGACTATGAAAAAGCCCTCCGCGAACTGCAAAGGCTGTGCGAAGAACTGCCTCTGCCCGGTACGACGGCCACGTTCTCCCTGCTCGGACGTTACCCCGCCATGGAGGAGACTCCCGGCACGGCAAAACTCCTTTCCGTGTACGACAACGCTTCCCGTATGCTCGGCTTCGGGCCTGCGACGGCCCTTGCCGCAGGCGGCTGTTCCGACAGCGCCTTCGTCACCCAGATGGGCGTGCCCACACTGTGTTCTCTGGGCATAGCCGGAGCCAACGCCCACACGAAGGAAGAATACGCGCTGCTCTCCTCTCTGCTGCCTCAGTGCAGAAAGCTGGTGACGGCCATTCTTTCCCTGCCCGACGACGAGGCATGA